The following are from one region of the Paenibacillus sp. KS-LC4 genome:
- a CDS encoding methyl-accepting chemotaxis protein, with product MKLTISKKLYGGFFSILLLLIVIASLNYVEIGSINSTYQKLLQERAHSVSLVKDLSLSIKNENLSITGYLLMNDEAEIDTYRDSVRRYKEVSQQLQGMTNDSNDWLLLQGLDLLQQSYTSNAEEMIEFKKQNKVEDYMRLAAKNEPIISKFMETADRFVLEQEEVLRLSSEETSAKVASTRLMVLIISLISIVTGIAIAYFISRMITVPIVRITAVAERIAQGDLTSEAVKVKNRDELGILAVSFNAMSQNLRNLIEQVSQNALQVAASSEQLTAGAEQTTKATEQVVEIIEQVAGGSEQQIRVVQESVAFVNNMSVEASNMAASSLQVSEKSRAAAQTAVDGTVAVQSAVEQMGHIQSTVQNIAEDVSILGSRSDEIGKIVEVIAGIAQQTNLLALNAAIEAARAGDAGRGFAVVSAEVRKLAEQSTQSSQQIAVLVRSIQSDTERTVKSVHDGKEVVQAGIAAVSAAGESFNNIKQAVNSVTLQIHSVSEASQQMSEDTNKLAASLQGVAEVAVETSSGAISVSAATEQQLATMEEITSSSQALAKMSEELLQFVKDIKL from the coding sequence ATGAAATTAACGATTAGTAAAAAGCTTTACGGCGGCTTTTTCTCGATTCTGCTGCTGCTCATTGTTATCGCCTCTCTTAACTATGTTGAAATTGGTTCAATTAACAGCACCTATCAGAAGCTGCTGCAAGAACGCGCCCATAGTGTAAGTCTGGTCAAAGATTTAAGTCTCTCTATTAAAAATGAAAACTTGAGCATTACAGGCTATCTTCTGATGAATGACGAGGCGGAAATCGACACCTACCGCGATTCCGTTCGCCGTTATAAGGAAGTCAGCCAGCAGCTGCAAGGCATGACCAACGATTCAAATGACTGGCTGCTGCTGCAAGGACTCGATTTGCTCCAACAAAGCTATACGAGCAATGCCGAGGAAATGATTGAATTCAAGAAGCAAAATAAAGTAGAGGACTACATGCGCCTCGCCGCCAAAAACGAGCCGATTATAAGCAAGTTTATGGAAACAGCGGATCGCTTCGTTCTCGAGCAAGAAGAGGTTCTTCGTCTTAGCTCGGAAGAAACGTCGGCCAAAGTGGCCAGCACCCGACTCATGGTTCTCATTATTTCATTAATTTCGATAGTGACCGGGATAGCTATTGCTTATTTCATTAGCCGGATGATTACGGTGCCGATTGTTCGAATTACCGCCGTAGCAGAACGTATTGCGCAGGGCGATTTAACAAGTGAAGCCGTTAAGGTGAAAAATCGCGACGAGCTGGGCATTTTGGCCGTATCCTTTAATGCCATGTCGCAAAATTTACGTAATCTGATTGAGCAGGTATCGCAAAATGCGCTTCAGGTTGCCGCCTCGTCCGAGCAATTGACTGCCGGGGCAGAGCAGACAACTAAAGCAACCGAGCAGGTCGTTGAAATTATTGAGCAGGTAGCTGGCGGCTCCGAGCAGCAAATTCGAGTCGTTCAGGAGAGCGTAGCTTTTGTGAACAATATGTCGGTAGAGGCTAGCAATATGGCCGCAAGCTCCCTACAGGTTTCGGAAAAATCGCGAGCAGCCGCTCAGACTGCTGTAGATGGAACGGTCGCGGTGCAATCCGCTGTCGAGCAAATGGGCCATATTCAGTCCACGGTGCAAAATATTGCGGAGGACGTTAGCATCCTTGGCTCACGCTCCGATGAAATTGGCAAAATCGTCGAGGTCATCGCTGGTATTGCCCAGCAGACGAATCTGCTGGCACTTAACGCCGCGATTGAGGCTGCACGCGCGGGAGACGCAGGACGCGGCTTTGCAGTCGTCTCCGCAGAGGTTCGCAAGCTGGCTGAGCAATCGACTCAGTCCAGCCAGCAAATTGCCGTGCTGGTGCGCTCCATTCAGTCGGATACCGAGCGAACCGTTAAGTCCGTTCATGACGGCAAGGAGGTCGTACAAGCAGGTATTGCTGCGGTATCTGCTGCTGGTGAATCCTTTAACAACATTAAGCAAGCCGTAAATTCCGTGACCCTGCAAATCCACTCCGTATCCGAAGCCTCGCAGCAAATGTCCGAGGATACGAATAAGCTGGCGGCTTCCCTGCAAGGGGTCGCAGAGGTTGCAGTAGAAACATCCTCCGGCGCCATAAGCGTATCGGCGGCAACCGAGCAGCAGCTGGCTACGATGGAGGAAATAACCTCCTCGTCCCAAGCACTGGCTAAAATGTCAGAAGAGCTGCTGCAATTTGTTAAGGATATTAAGCTGTAG
- a CDS encoding sugar phosphate isomerase/epimerase, with the protein MSVGVLAHLFGSLSYRELAEKVGAAGFGHIQLAMWKAIHDVDFNKPGKLTPGLAMSIAEELRKNGVSISILGCYLHFFERDEQKLRENIERFKELIRYARLLGAPMVAFETGTHPDGVYTEQDWRTLKSTVQELIEEAEKWGVFIGIEAASGHLIGTAAELHAFLQEIPSSHVGVVIDPGNLLTTENFARQDEVIEEAFALLGDRIIGAHAKDRKPDANGVLQTVPAGYGEMNYSLYMRLLNKYKPGVHIIMETASEEQMAFSKDYIERIRSEYA; encoded by the coding sequence ATGTCTGTAGGCGTATTGGCACATTTATTTGGGAGCTTGTCTTACCGGGAGCTGGCTGAGAAGGTGGGCGCTGCCGGATTTGGCCATATCCAGCTGGCGATGTGGAAGGCTATTCATGATGTTGATTTTAATAAACCGGGCAAGCTGACTCCAGGACTCGCCATGTCCATAGCGGAGGAGCTTCGCAAAAATGGCGTTTCAATTTCCATATTAGGCTGCTATTTGCATTTCTTTGAGCGCGATGAGCAGAAGCTTCGCGAAAATATAGAGCGGTTTAAGGAGCTGATTCGCTACGCACGTTTGCTCGGCGCACCTATGGTTGCTTTTGAGACGGGAACCCATCCAGACGGCGTTTATACGGAGCAGGACTGGAGGACGCTTAAATCGACGGTTCAGGAGCTTATAGAGGAAGCGGAGAAATGGGGCGTATTCATTGGCATTGAGGCAGCAAGCGGCCATTTGATTGGCACGGCTGCGGAACTGCACGCTTTTCTGCAAGAGATCCCGTCCTCGCATGTTGGCGTTGTCATCGACCCGGGCAATTTACTGACGACAGAAAACTTTGCCCGTCAGGATGAAGTCATTGAAGAAGCGTTCGCGCTGCTTGGCGACCGAATTATTGGCGCTCATGCGAAGGACCGTAAACCCGATGCGAATGGAGTGCTGCAGACGGTTCCGGCGGGCTACGGCGAAATGAATTACAGTCTTTATATGCGTTTGCTTAATAAGTACAAGCCGGGCGTTCATATTATTATGGAGACGGCGAGCGAGGAGCAAATGGCTTTCTCCAAAGATTATATTGAGCGTATTCGTTCTGAATACGCGTAG
- a CDS encoding YqkE family protein, which produces MAKKNRQTATQASKPKSAAADSQQATLKDLLSADVLSKLKEQSNALKAAEEQKKQEAAQKADEARKQEQKRLENDMEYLLNNSKPGDWKKYK; this is translated from the coding sequence ATGGCGAAAAAAAATCGGCAGACAGCAACGCAAGCGAGCAAGCCGAAATCGGCCGCGGCGGATAGTCAGCAGGCGACCTTGAAGGATTTGCTGAGCGCTGATGTGCTGAGCAAGCTCAAGGAGCAGTCGAATGCGCTGAAGGCAGCGGAGGAGCAGAAGAAGCAGGAGGCTGCTCAGAAGGCGGATGAAGCGCGGAAGCAGGAGCAGAAGCGGCTGGAAAACGATATGGAGTATTTGCTCAATAACAGCAAGCCGGGCGACTGGAAAAAATACAAATAA
- a CDS encoding Glu/Leu/Phe/Val dehydrogenase — MANQTGTIVQQSLHALLGDSSFLSDLQGKHRDQAFLSLAAILSTPNKVNKAFLRIAMDDGDVVRIPAYRIQHNDTLGPYKGGIRFHESVNEEEVTNLAALMTLKNALHDVPFGGGKGGVGINPRNYSSKELYIICKKYVQYFTDILGPEKDIPAPDMGTGEREMDWMMAEYKNIHPGKPYLGSFTGKSVINGGSLGRREATGKGVYFTFRYMLHDFIKEHRGYLTNSSSLFAANVLAQSDKSLSIAVQGFGNVGSVAALEAHKCTYLNNKVVAVSDRNVTLYNADGLSIPALIEFANHHHGDLPKTKEELTEMGLKADILDREEVLYLDVDVLVLAALEEQVRQDNVDKVKAKIIVEGANAPITGEADQKLSENGVIIIPDILANAGGVIVSYFEWLQGRETQYLTEEQVHRMLFEKMQSTLGSILPSFFSAAYTLRQNCYNHSVMKLSTVLYRQGKLY, encoded by the coding sequence ATGGCAAACCAAACTGGCACAATCGTTCAGCAATCGTTACATGCATTATTGGGGGACTCCTCCTTTTTGTCAGACCTGCAAGGCAAGCATCGCGATCAGGCCTTCCTGTCCTTGGCCGCTATTTTATCCACGCCAAACAAGGTAAATAAAGCTTTTTTACGTATAGCAATGGATGATGGCGACGTCGTTCGCATACCAGCTTACCGCATCCAGCATAACGATACGCTTGGCCCCTACAAAGGCGGCATTCGGTTCCACGAATCTGTAAATGAAGAAGAGGTTACTAATCTAGCAGCCTTGATGACACTCAAAAATGCGCTTCACGACGTTCCATTCGGCGGCGGTAAAGGCGGCGTCGGCATTAATCCGCGCAATTATTCATCTAAAGAGCTATACATTATTTGCAAAAAATATGTCCAATATTTTACTGATATTCTCGGCCCGGAGAAGGATATTCCCGCACCCGACATGGGAACTGGTGAACGAGAGATGGACTGGATGATGGCCGAATATAAAAATATTCATCCCGGCAAACCGTATCTCGGCAGCTTTACTGGCAAAAGCGTCATAAACGGCGGCTCATTAGGACGCCGGGAAGCGACAGGCAAGGGCGTTTATTTCACATTCCGCTATATGCTCCATGATTTTATTAAAGAGCATCGCGGCTACTTGACCAACAGCTCTAGTCTATTCGCTGCCAATGTACTTGCCCAGTCGGACAAATCGCTTTCCATCGCTGTTCAAGGCTTCGGCAATGTCGGCTCCGTCGCTGCGCTGGAAGCGCATAAATGTACCTATCTCAACAATAAGGTCGTTGCAGTCAGCGACCGCAATGTCACACTTTACAATGCGGACGGCCTATCCATTCCGGCGTTGATCGAATTCGCCAATCATCATCACGGCGACTTGCCCAAGACGAAGGAAGAGCTCACTGAGATGGGGCTCAAAGCTGACATTTTGGATCGTGAGGAGGTGCTATATCTCGATGTCGATGTGCTCGTACTAGCCGCGCTAGAGGAGCAGGTACGCCAGGATAACGTAGATAAAGTGAAAGCCAAGATCATCGTCGAAGGGGCGAATGCGCCAATAACCGGTGAAGCCGACCAGAAGCTTTCCGAGAACGGTGTTATTATTATTCCCGATATTCTCGCCAATGCCGGCGGCGTTATCGTCTCTTATTTTGAGTGGCTGCAAGGTCGCGAAACGCAATATTTGACTGAAGAGCAGGTACATCGCATGCTGTTTGAGAAAATGCAAAGCACACTCGGCTCTATTTTGCCTTCCTTCTTTAGCGCAGCTTACACGCTGCGGCAAAATTGCTATAATCATTCCGTCATGAAGCTGTCTACGGTGCTGTACCGCCAAGGCAAGCTGTACTAG